The genomic interval TACGGAGTAGAAGCTGTAAATGCCGTGAAACAGTGACATCTAGTGGTACTTCTACGGACGTGACTGGGCTTTTAAGTGAATTAAAGTTTGGCGGAGgcggggaggagggggggggggggcacgtAACAGTACACGTTATTTTACGCTTTCTTCTGgattgaaatgtattttcccTATCAACCAATTAAATGGACATAAAACATTAGGTTTgtctaaaaacacttaaaaaaaaatgatgtaaaatctTTCGGCGTTGCTCTGTGTTTGAGGACAAATGAAGCTGGTTCCGACTGATGACGTTGCGCCTTCCACGTTTACACCGGACGTGGCAGTCTGGAGTGAAATCACAGTAACTTCCCTCCCGTGTTAAATACATTTCGCTTTGCTGTTGTAGTGGTCAAACATCACTTCTAGCTTTAAATAGTCCAACATCGTCGGGCAGCCATGGGGCTCACCATCTCGTCGATCTTCGGTCGGCTGTTCGGGAAGAAACAGATGAGGATTCTGATGGGTGagtaaaaagttttgtttggcTAACGGCGGTTAGCATCGCTTACTCCAGAAAAATGAGATGAAGCCAGTTTAAAACTGCCGTTCAAGGATAAGTGTGATAAGATGGATACGAAACGGGGTGTGCATTGTTTCCggaaaataaatcttaatgtccccctcccaaaaaaaaaaaataaataaaaaaatagacagTTTTCGTTAAGATGTTTGGCGCAACAGGCTTTTAACGTGGCCTCCTTTATGGAATGTTAGCGATATGTAAATGAAAAGTTAAGCGCCGAACTTTAAAAAGTTACGGTTTCCAAAATCctccaaattaaaacaatgatgCTCAAATCAACCCACGGTTTGATCCCATAGAGATGGAAAAGTATAAAAAGGAATACACTGAACGCTGCAAAGGACTAGAAATAAATCTTCACTGTCCTGGAAGTTTGAGATGCTTCTATAAAGGGTTTTATTTgtggattaaatgttttttaattaaatggaGATCCAGGTTAGTTGGACTCATAAGAAAATACGCATTTGTAAACCATCAAACCATCATTACATTTGAATTGGACGGTGATTTACAAAGTCTACAATAATTATTTACACAGGAAACAAAGGTGGGAGAGCGAAAAACATCTTTGAGTCataatttgaaatttttgtttaaaaagaactTGAAATGTTTATAGTCCAACCCAAATTGACAATTATCCCTGTAATTTTGTAGGCTTGGGGAACTCCTATAGGTTCCTCACATTGACTacctatgttttttttatgatctgGAAATAATttcgacaaaaaaaaagttgattttgttgGTGGGGTGAAAACatattagcttttttaaaaaaacagacaatctAAGAGACCAAAGAAGCAGCAAAGTGCCTCTTAATTTTGCTGTCAGAATAGCATTGATTCATAGTTTGTGGAATCTACAAATAGTAAAATCCAAGAACTGGATTTTATATTATaagtgttatttaaaaaaaacaaacaaacaaaccctgaAAAACTTTAGAGGTTTGAgttcaccaaaaataaaatattgagaTATGCGTAGAAACATGACTCTAGCACAGACAGTATTACTTCAGAAGTTGCTCTCTTGGCAGAAAATATCAGCACTAACTTCGTACAGTCaaatactgtttttgttttactgtgatGATTAGGTGAAGagttctttaaataattttttcatattctttCTACCCTCCTCAGTTGGACTGGATGctgctggaaaaacaacaatccTGTATAAATTGAAGCTTGGTGAAATTGTGACCACTATCCCAACCATTggtatgaattttatttgaaacttagccctttttttaaaaaaaaaaaaagtacttctgTCAGTTTTCATGGTAATGTTTTTGGTCTGTCTCTTTTCTGTGAAAGGATTCAATGTGGAGACGgtagaatataaaaatatcagcTTCACCGTTTGGGATGTGGGTGGCCAAGACAAGATCAGACCTCTTTGGAGGCATTACTTCCAGAACACACAGGTATGAGATCATCTTTAGTTTGAAGTTACAGAGAAAACCCTGTTATGCAACTACAACATAATGTGAAACTTTTTCAGGAGGGGATTTATGCAGTGATTCAACTATTAAACTCCCTAGatgttttattctttcctcatttctttctctgttattttactTCCTTGTTTGCTTTTCTATTGTTGACTTGGAGAATGTTCGGTCCGTAATTTTTGTTTGTAGCAGAAAACAAAGCGTAGATAttagattaaagttatttatacaaaaagcagaacattctAGTTCTTGAACAGGTCAAATAAGGCGAAATTACATAATCACTCAATAATGAGTGATTCTAAGGcaaatcttttctttctgctgcatGAGAATGTTGCAACGTGATAAGCAATCGCGGTTTAACACTGTGAAGTCacaaaaaagttgcaataaAGTACTAATGATTGTTCTCTGTGCTtgatctaaataaaatgttatttatgagAAGGTATTTTCAAATTTAGCTGGAAAATCTTGATGTTTCCCACAAAGTTTTcctaaaaagttaaataactgAACACAAGGTTAATATTGTTTTGGTATTAGATCTAAACATGATATTAATTGTGCAATACTAAACATCTATTCCAttgtaattcttttttatttcttagggTCTTATCTTTGTAGTGGACAGTAATGACAGAGAACGAATTGTTGAGTCTGCAGAGGAGCTCTCCAAAATGGTACGTTAtctaaatacattaaatttgtgacattaaattttattaattcttttttttttttttttttttttttttttttttttttttttttttttttgagctgaGGGTGTCCAAAAATTCCTTGGAGTTTACTAGAAAGGCTTGTTCAGTGTTATCATTGCCAGAAGAGGTTTAGCTGGTTTTGTAGCTGCAGGAGTTCACATCAGGATAAATGTCTAAGAGATGAGGTcattaaaagcaataataatgATTCTCTATTCGTTCCAGCAGCATTTATGTAATTATGGCTCTGACTCAGCTCATCTTTGAGTAACACTGATGATCAAAGGTTTCACTTTCTTTCTCCAAGTCGCCTTTAAGAGGCTCATAAATCTTATTTATAAGAggttaaataataaacaatatttggAGGCCTCTTTATGACAGCCTAGTTCTGAATGGCAGCATTGCTCTGAATTTACTTCCCAgtgaaaacttttttcacaatacattgatttttttttttacactttatttttaccttaaagCTTAGAGTGATGGAAAAAGAATATCAAAGTGTAGACGTAAGTTGTGTCAAACTGTTTggataaatggatttttttgCTGCATGGCCTCCAAAGTAGTCTGGTGCTTACAGGAATTCTGGAGTCTTTGTTCAGAAAACCTTTGAAGGATTTGGGCCTTTTTGATTGAGAGAAATTAGCACAACTTATGATAGGATCCAGACATGTTTCTGGGGAAAGACTAAATATAATCATTTGTGTGGCTTGTCGTGTTTCTAATTTCATAATGTACTTTATGtacccattttttttctgtaaattggATAGTTGGTGATGCaccagtcagattttttttatttaaccatcaCCAATTTCCAGATGACTTTTAAGAACTCATCTGTCTTCCCacatcagagaaaacaaacctgCCTGTTCTTTATTAAGTTTTACAGAAAACTACTGATTTACAAGCTTATCCTTACCTGTGCATCAAATCTCTAAAGTCAAATTCCACCAGAAGATGGTGGTAGTTCATGCATTAGACTGAAATTTGTCATAGTTCTTAGttttaatgaatttataaatgggaagagaaaaaagatttttcagtatttcacCTGAGCGGACCGTGtcatagtttattatttttgacttttggccAAATTAATCTGTGCTGTTGTATCTGATGGGGAATCTGTAATTCTTGCAGCTTCAGGAAGATGAGCTGAGAGATGCCGTCTTGCTGGTATTTGCCAATAAGCAGGACCTTCCAAATGCCATAACAGTCAGTGAACTGGCAGAGAGACTTGGCTTACATTCACTTCGCAGCAGAAAAGTGAGTAATCACTCTCGCTTTAAATCTGAGGACTTTATTGAGTTGTGATGGTCATCCCCTGAGAGCCACACGCCCTTTCTCTCCACAGTGGCACATCGAATCCACCTGCGCCACCCAGGGCACCGGGCTGTATGAAGGACTTGACTGGCTGTCCAAAGAGCTGTCGAAGAACTAATGAAGGATTTGCTGGACAGCAGAGTGTGACTGATCAACATGAGAAAAGACTCAGACGTTCAATCCAGAGCCAGTTTATTTTAGCACcaatgtttacaaataaaacctcCAGCCTATTGGACAGTTAACTCAGTTATGATAACCTCTGTTTTAttcttcgtttttttttttatatatattttcagtagTTTCTTTCTGCATGGTTCCTTTTCACACTCATTCATTtactcttcctgtttcatggtgagcaaaattatatttttagagatttcacagaaagaaatgcatttataaATTTAGGATTGATGGTAGAGGTCGACTGGTGGTCTCCCTCAAGCTGTTAATTGCCATACTCCCTGCTGTTATTTAATTTCTGGAtgctttgtcttttgttttaattctgtgCCAGCTAACTGTTTTGTAGATCTGTGGCTTGATGAATAATTTGCTTCTAGTTTGgtgccaaaaaacattttgccttCTGGTCCCCTGTGGTATAGACCTCAGTTATTCATTTCATGGTGCATTATTAGGTGAAGCTCCTCCTTGTGATGCATTTATGTCTTTGTGCGAGATAAAGTTATGCAACTCTCCGCTTTGTGCTACATTATATGCTGTGTTGCAGCAGAACCACAACACTGTGAGTGTAGATTGATGTCTTGCAACTTCCTTATAAACTCTTGATCTCACTTATCTCAGTTTcttgtgaatttgttttcacatgctttgttttgtgctttaagaccagcaaagtttttttttttacttttctgtcatCTAACAGAAAGTAGCTTTGGCCCAAAGGAGGAAGGAAGTGTTTTCTCAGTGTTGACACAGGACCTGAGACATTGCAACACTGTGAAATCTCATATTATTtccccctttttaaaaaaaattccagcaACATGTAATGTTGACTTTGTTGTACTGTGTAACAAACACTGTAAAGTATTAATTactttcctctttctctttaataaaacacacagcatACTGACCTATCAGTTTATCTTAGTGTACATTTCAGCTTCAAGACATTTGTTGTCAgtgtcttttaaaacaaaaagctctgAATAAAGCCACTGTTACACTACCCTGTTATCAGCATTTTTTAATGATCGTGCACTCTTACAAAGATTTGCACCAGAAAAGAAgtttggagttttattttttttaagcatgcCACTGcgttaaaaacaatttttttctgattgaaaagagaaaaaatctgaAGAGGGAACTAAAGATTAGTGTTACGGCAATGAGAGCGTGAAAAGATGCAAAACGCTTGTGATAAATATGTTTACACAGATGACTTGGGGTCTAAATGATATTTATcattctgtagttttttttcaaaagttgttCTCTTTCTACACTGCTATCCACATTTCATATGAGGAATAAGTACAACTTTAATTCATCAGGGTTCTGAATAGTATTGGGCATAACTATACATACGCTGTTGCTCAAAGTCCTGATTATGAGAGAATCAGgtcaatttaaataatttcataagAAGATTAAGTTAGCTAtgtctattttaaaatatcttataaTATAGTACTTGTGcttacatttgtattttctaattttttaacaCCTGGGTTGATCAGTTGTTCAATTAATCAGCTTGATACATTTCTCATACTTTATGAAGATTTGAAATGTGTcaactaaaatgtatttagcaTAT from Xiphophorus maculatus strain JP 163 A chromosome 2, X_maculatus-5.0-male, whole genome shotgun sequence carries:
- the LOC102217424 gene encoding ADP-ribosylation factor 4-like, with the protein product MGLTISSIFGRLFGKKQMRILMVGLDAAGKTTILYKLKLGEIVTTIPTIGFNVETVEYKNISFTVWDVGGQDKIRPLWRHYFQNTQGLIFVVDSNDRERIVESAEELSKMLQEDELRDAVLLVFANKQDLPNAITVSELAERLGLHSLRSRKWHIESTCATQGTGLYEGLDWLSKELSKN